In the genome of Hymenobacter taeanensis, one region contains:
- a CDS encoding 3-keto-disaccharide hydrolase produces the protein MKNARILLASAVLLLTSTASTAPKGWEPLLDKNLSKWQTYQSYRHQLGYKGQQPTDAQGKLLTPIGYNKNEANVFSVMMQAGEPVLRISGEIYGCVFTKQDFTNYHLKLKVKWGTKKWVPRLDEPLDSGILYNSQGKCGVDYWRSWMLSQEFQVSEGQRGNAMGDFWCIANSTANIKAAYNKTKDTLRYNPKAAPVTMGRGGPGFCQASGNYEVPNGQWNELELINVNGRSIHIVNGHVVLAVDNSGAVVNGQRQPLTHGKIQLQSEAAEVFYKDILIKPLDAMPTQYATYFK, from the coding sequence ATGAAAAATGCGCGCATCCTACTAGCCAGTGCCGTCCTGCTCCTGACTTCTACTGCCTCCACCGCACCAAAAGGATGGGAGCCGCTGCTCGACAAAAACCTCAGCAAGTGGCAGACCTACCAGAGCTACCGCCACCAGCTGGGCTATAAAGGGCAGCAGCCCACCGATGCTCAGGGTAAACTCCTGACTCCCATTGGCTACAACAAAAACGAGGCAAACGTTTTCTCGGTCATGATGCAGGCGGGAGAGCCGGTATTGCGCATCAGCGGCGAAATTTACGGCTGTGTGTTTACCAAGCAGGATTTCACCAACTACCACCTGAAGCTAAAAGTGAAATGGGGCACCAAAAAATGGGTCCCCCGCCTCGATGAGCCCTTGGATAGCGGCATTCTGTACAACAGCCAGGGCAAATGCGGCGTGGACTACTGGCGCAGCTGGATGCTAAGCCAGGAGTTTCAGGTATCAGAAGGGCAACGAGGTAACGCTATGGGCGACTTCTGGTGCATTGCCAACTCCACTGCCAACATCAAAGCGGCATACAACAAGACCAAGGATACCCTACGCTACAACCCTAAGGCAGCTCCCGTAACGATGGGTCGCGGTGGGCCTGGGTTTTGCCAAGCATCTGGTAACTACGAAGTGCCTAACGGCCAATGGAATGAGCTGGAGCTCATTAACGTGAACGGCCGCAGCATACATATTGTAAATGGGCATGTAGTGCTGGCAGTTGATAACTCCGGAGCCGTAGTCAACGGGCAGCGTCAGCCGCTTACGCACGGCAAAATTCAACTGCAAAGCGAAGCTGCTGAAGTGTTCTATAAAGACATACTGATTAAGCCGCTAGATGCAATGCCCACTCAGTATGCTACATATTTTAAATGA
- a CDS encoding penicillin acylase family protein, which yields MRTFLPLGLLLIAVGAQAQAFTPTEIARWQQQAKQVTITRDNWGVPHVQGKTDADAVFGLLYAQCEDDFPRVETNYLDAIGRLAEVEGESAIYHDLRARLFMDSTQAISIYKKSPSWMKQLLDAFADGTNYYLYTHPTVKPRLLRRFQPWMPLMFSEGSIGGNISVVPLERLKNFYANRKSTSWQRPDFEKAEREPVGSNGFAIAPAKSASSHALLLINPHTSFYFRPEVQVTSEAGLNAYGAVTWGQFFVYQGFNQNCGWMHTSSQADSMDEYLETIEQKDGKYYYRYGKKLRPVQVTTVSIPYLQGGKLVRKEFTTYRTHHGPVVGQQADDKWVTVRMMDMPLEALEQSYLRTKATDYASFKETLKLNGNASNNTVFADSKGTIAYWHGNFMPRRDPQFDWSQPVDGSNPKTDWKGLHTPEEIVQVMNPASGFIQNCNSTPYTVSGPSSPNKANYPTYMAPDAENYRGINAVRVLSRKKVFTLDTLIAAAKDPYLAGFEELIPALAKDFQYVLDSTNPPQGEVVEAMKLLQAWDKRYSKTSVAQTLATYWGERILRLARPRVPANQVLDYISLIKFTIANTTPQEKVAALQETLDELTRDFGTWKKPWGDINRFQRLTGNIQETYDDQKPSLPVAFTSSAWGSLAAFGSRTFPGTKKRYGYVGNSFIAVVEFGPRVKARSVLAGGNNNQPSSPHFTDQAGLYAEENFKDVLFYPEDVKQHAERTYSPGQ from the coding sequence ATGCGCACTTTTCTACCTCTAGGCCTATTGCTCATTGCCGTGGGTGCCCAGGCCCAAGCCTTTACCCCCACGGAAATTGCTCGTTGGCAGCAGCAAGCCAAGCAGGTAACCATCACCCGCGACAACTGGGGGGTGCCGCACGTGCAGGGCAAAACCGACGCCGATGCCGTATTTGGCCTGCTTTACGCGCAGTGCGAGGATGACTTCCCGAGGGTAGAGACCAACTACCTTGATGCTATTGGGCGGCTGGCGGAAGTGGAGGGTGAGTCGGCTATTTACCACGACTTGCGGGCGCGCCTATTTATGGATAGCACCCAGGCCATCAGCATCTATAAGAAGAGCCCCAGCTGGATGAAGCAGCTCTTGGACGCCTTCGCCGATGGCACTAACTACTACCTCTACACCCACCCTACGGTTAAGCCCCGGCTGCTGCGCCGCTTCCAGCCCTGGATGCCGCTCATGTTCAGTGAGGGCAGCATTGGCGGAAACATCAGCGTGGTGCCCCTGGAGCGCCTGAAGAACTTCTACGCCAACCGTAAATCCACCTCCTGGCAGCGGCCCGATTTTGAGAAGGCAGAGCGGGAACCGGTGGGCTCCAATGGGTTTGCCATTGCCCCGGCCAAAAGCGCCAGCAGCCACGCCCTGCTGCTCATCAACCCCCATACCTCCTTCTATTTCCGCCCCGAGGTGCAGGTGACCAGCGAGGCCGGCCTCAATGCGTATGGGGCCGTGACCTGGGGCCAGTTTTTTGTGTACCAGGGCTTCAACCAGAACTGCGGCTGGATGCACACCTCCAGCCAGGCCGACTCCATGGATGAGTACCTGGAAACCATTGAGCAGAAGGATGGCAAGTACTACTACCGCTACGGTAAGAAGCTTCGCCCCGTGCAGGTCACTACCGTGTCTATTCCCTATCTGCAGGGCGGCAAACTGGTGCGGAAGGAGTTTACCACCTACCGCACCCACCATGGCCCCGTGGTAGGTCAGCAGGCCGATGACAAGTGGGTGACGGTACGCATGATGGATATGCCGCTGGAGGCGCTGGAGCAGTCGTACCTGCGCACCAAAGCCACCGACTACGCCAGCTTCAAGGAGACCCTCAAGCTCAACGGTAACGCTTCTAACAACACCGTGTTTGCCGACAGCAAGGGCACCATTGCCTACTGGCACGGCAACTTCATGCCTCGCCGCGACCCGCAGTTTGACTGGAGCCAGCCGGTAGATGGCAGCAACCCCAAAACTGACTGGAAGGGCCTGCATACGCCTGAGGAAATTGTGCAGGTAATGAACCCCGCCAGCGGCTTTATCCAGAACTGCAACTCCACGCCCTACACCGTATCGGGCCCCAGCAGCCCCAACAAGGCCAACTACCCCACCTACATGGCCCCCGATGCCGAGAACTACCGCGGCATAAATGCTGTGCGCGTACTCAGCCGCAAGAAGGTATTTACGTTGGATACACTCATTGCTGCCGCCAAAGACCCTTACCTGGCTGGCTTTGAAGAGCTGATTCCGGCGCTAGCCAAGGATTTCCAGTACGTACTGGATAGCACCAACCCGCCACAAGGCGAGGTAGTAGAAGCCATGAAGCTGCTGCAGGCCTGGGACAAACGTTACAGCAAAACCTCGGTGGCGCAAACGCTGGCTACTTACTGGGGCGAGAGAATCCTGCGTTTGGCCCGCCCCCGCGTACCCGCCAACCAGGTGCTGGACTACATTAGCCTCATCAAGTTCACCATTGCCAACACTACGCCCCAGGAAAAGGTAGCCGCCTTGCAGGAAACGCTCGATGAGCTGACCCGCGACTTTGGCACCTGGAAGAAGCCCTGGGGTGATATTAACCGCTTCCAACGCCTTACCGGCAACATTCAGGAAACCTACGACGACCAGAAGCCCAGCCTGCCGGTGGCCTTCACCTCCTCGGCCTGGGGCTCGTTGGCTGCGTTTGGCTCTCGCACCTTCCCCGGCACCAAGAAACGCTACGGCTACGTAGGCAACAGCTTCATTGCGGTAGTGGAATTTGGTCCGCGGGTAAAGGCTCGCTCGGTGCTGGCCGGCGGCAATAACAACCAGCCTTCCTCCCCGCACTTCACCGACCAGGCCGGCCTGTATGCAGAGGAGAACTTTAAGGATGTGCTTTTCTACCCCGAGGACGTGAAGCAGCACGCAGAACGGACGTACTCGCCGGGTCAATAG
- the bshA gene encoding N-acetyl-alpha-D-glucosaminyl L-malate synthase BshA yields the protein MNIGIVCYPTFGGSGVVATELGKALALKGHRVHFITYSQPVRLDFFNENLFYHEVYIPPYPLFQFPPYELALASKMVDIVQNEKLDVLHVHYAIPHASAAYMAKQILITKGIRVPVITTLHGTDITLVGKDASYEPVVTFSINQSDGVTAVSADLRRETYEYFAIEKDIEVIPNFINLERFKKQNKSHFKAAIAPDGEKLLVHTSNFRSVKRVEDVVHIFDGVRKQIPAKLLLVGDGPDRPRIEKICRDLGLLSNDVRFLGKLEAVEEVLSIADLFLMPSEKESFGLAALEAMSCEVPVISTNAGGIPELNVHGVTGMVSNVGDVADMVKNSLYVLEDDNLPRFKEAARARAEEFAVDNIVPRYEACYQRAIDAQLAAV from the coding sequence ATGAATATCGGCATTGTCTGTTACCCTACTTTTGGCGGCTCCGGCGTCGTGGCAACTGAACTAGGCAAGGCGCTGGCCCTCAAAGGGCACCGCGTGCACTTTATCACTTACAGTCAGCCCGTACGTCTCGACTTCTTCAACGAGAACCTCTTTTACCATGAGGTGTACATCCCGCCGTATCCGCTGTTTCAGTTTCCGCCGTATGAGTTGGCCCTGGCCAGCAAAATGGTAGACATTGTGCAGAATGAGAAGCTTGATGTATTGCACGTGCACTACGCCATTCCACACGCCTCAGCGGCGTACATGGCCAAGCAAATTCTCATAACCAAAGGCATTCGGGTACCCGTCATTACCACACTGCACGGCACCGATATCACGCTAGTAGGCAAAGACGCGAGCTACGAGCCGGTAGTTACCTTCAGCATCAACCAGTCGGATGGCGTAACGGCCGTTTCGGCCGATTTGCGCCGCGAGACCTATGAGTACTTCGCCATTGAGAAGGACATTGAGGTTATTCCCAACTTTATCAACCTAGAGCGCTTCAAGAAGCAGAACAAGAGCCACTTCAAGGCAGCTATAGCTCCCGATGGCGAAAAGCTACTTGTGCATACCAGTAACTTCCGCTCAGTAAAGCGGGTGGAGGATGTGGTGCATATTTTCGACGGGGTGCGCAAGCAAATCCCAGCCAAGCTCCTGCTAGTAGGCGACGGCCCTGACCGGCCCCGCATCGAGAAGATTTGCCGTGACTTAGGCCTGCTCAGCAACGATGTGCGCTTCTTGGGTAAGCTAGAAGCCGTGGAAGAGGTATTGAGTATTGCTGACTTGTTCCTGATGCCCTCAGAGAAAGAAAGCTTTGGCCTAGCGGCGCTGGAGGCTATGTCGTGCGAGGTGCCCGTCATTAGCACCAACGCGGGTGGCATTCCGGAGCTGAATGTGCACGGGGTTACGGGCATGGTTAGCAACGTGGGCGACGTAGCCGATATGGTAAAAAACTCGCTTTACGTTCTCGAAGACGACAACCTGCCGCGCTTCAAAGAAGCAGCCCGGGCCCGGGCCGAGGAATTTGCCGTTGATAACATTGTACCTCGCTATGAGGCTTGCTACCAGCGGGCTATTGACGCGCAACTGGCAGCCGTATAA
- a CDS encoding glycoside hydrolase family 97 protein, whose amino-acid sequence MKRLSFLLLAGFLGFSAQAQTVHSPNNKLTLSFQLSPSGEPTYQLRFGARPVLKPSRLGMLLQGQPALDKGLTIAQVDSSQHDDTWQPVWGEVKNIRNRYKELAVTLQQPASNGRRVVVRFRLYEDGLGFRYEFPQQPGLTYFVVQQELTEFNLPANHKAFWIPGDYDSNEYTYSHTRLSEVNTTPIEPIQEKAAPQRIQTPLMLKSDDGLYVNIHEAALVNYPAMMLNVDTKSFSLSSQLVPSATGAAAYLQAPEHTPWRTIVVSDQAPEVLASKLILNLNEPTAFATTNWIKPQKFVGVWWEMHVNRSSWNYADTSNIKLATTDWSKLKPNGHHGANTANVKRYIDFAAQHGLASVLVEGWNVGWEDWANNWKEEVFDFVTPYPDFNVQELQAYAAGKGVKLMMHHETSSSVTNYERRQDAAYRFMKQYGYNAVKTGYVGRIIPRGEHHDGQWMVNHYNRTAQKTGENQIMVDMHESVRPTGLHRTYPNWLASEAARGNEFNAWSTGNPPEHETILPFTRLMGGPMDYTPGIFQIKLEGWNPERNQGKQVHTTLAKQLALYITMYSPVQMAADLPEAYEQHLDAFQFIKDVAVDWDDTRILAAEPGDYITTARKAKGKEEWYLGAITDENARTQTVKLNFLNPGQRYEATIYADGKGASWDQNPQAYQIRKQKVNSKTTLRLQLAPGGGAAISFKPVGR is encoded by the coding sequence CAATAACAAGCTCACCCTCAGCTTTCAGCTCAGCCCCAGCGGTGAGCCCACGTATCAGCTTCGCTTTGGAGCTAGGCCAGTCCTGAAGCCTAGTCGCTTAGGCATGTTATTGCAAGGCCAGCCGGCGCTGGATAAGGGCCTGACTATTGCGCAAGTCGATTCCAGCCAGCACGATGATACCTGGCAGCCGGTGTGGGGCGAGGTGAAAAACATCCGGAACCGCTACAAAGAGCTGGCCGTGACGCTGCAGCAACCCGCCAGCAACGGCCGCCGCGTAGTGGTGCGTTTCCGGCTGTATGAGGATGGCCTGGGCTTCCGCTACGAGTTTCCGCAGCAGCCCGGCCTCACATACTTTGTGGTGCAGCAGGAGCTAACCGAGTTCAACCTGCCCGCCAACCACAAGGCCTTCTGGATTCCCGGCGACTACGACTCCAACGAGTATACCTACAGCCATACCCGCCTGAGCGAGGTAAACACCACGCCCATTGAGCCCATTCAGGAGAAGGCGGCGCCCCAACGCATCCAAACGCCGCTCATGCTCAAGTCCGACGATGGACTGTACGTGAACATCCATGAGGCGGCCCTGGTGAACTATCCGGCCATGATGCTGAACGTGGATACCAAGAGCTTCAGCCTAAGCAGCCAGTTGGTGCCCTCCGCTACCGGCGCAGCCGCCTATCTGCAAGCACCCGAGCATACACCCTGGCGCACCATTGTGGTCAGCGACCAAGCTCCCGAGGTGCTGGCCAGTAAGCTTATCCTGAACTTGAACGAGCCTACCGCCTTCGCCACCACCAACTGGATTAAGCCCCAAAAATTTGTGGGCGTGTGGTGGGAAATGCACGTGAACCGCTCTAGCTGGAACTACGCCGATACCAGCAACATCAAGCTGGCCACCACCGACTGGAGCAAGCTCAAGCCCAACGGCCACCACGGCGCCAACACCGCCAACGTGAAGCGCTACATCGATTTCGCCGCTCAGCATGGCCTGGCCAGCGTGCTGGTAGAAGGCTGGAACGTGGGCTGGGAAGATTGGGCCAATAACTGGAAGGAGGAGGTCTTCGACTTTGTAACGCCCTACCCTGATTTCAACGTGCAGGAGCTACAGGCCTATGCTGCCGGCAAAGGCGTGAAGCTGATGATGCACCACGAAACCAGCTCCTCCGTCACGAACTATGAGCGCCGCCAGGATGCCGCATACCGCTTTATGAAGCAGTACGGCTACAACGCCGTGAAAACCGGCTACGTGGGCCGCATCATCCCGCGCGGAGAGCACCACGACGGCCAGTGGATGGTGAATCACTATAACCGCACCGCCCAGAAAACCGGTGAAAACCAGATCATGGTGGACATGCACGAGTCGGTACGCCCGACTGGCCTACACCGCACCTACCCTAACTGGCTGGCCTCGGAAGCGGCCCGTGGCAACGAGTTTAATGCTTGGAGCACCGGTAACCCACCCGAGCACGAAACCATTTTGCCCTTCACCCGCCTCATGGGCGGACCCATGGACTATACCCCCGGCATCTTCCAGATCAAGCTGGAAGGCTGGAACCCCGAGCGTAACCAGGGCAAGCAGGTGCACACCACGCTGGCTAAGCAGCTGGCCCTTTACATAACGATGTACAGCCCCGTGCAAATGGCCGCCGACCTGCCCGAAGCCTATGAGCAACACCTTGACGCGTTCCAGTTCATCAAGGATGTAGCCGTGGACTGGGACGACACCCGCATCTTGGCCGCGGAACCCGGCGACTATATCACCACCGCCCGCAAAGCTAAGGGCAAGGAAGAGTGGTATCTCGGCGCCATCACCGACGAAAATGCTCGCACCCAAACCGTCAAGCTCAATTTCCTGAACCCCGGCCAGCGCTACGAAGCCACTATTTACGCTGATGGCAAAGGCGCCTCCTGGGACCAAAACCCCCAGGCCTACCAAATCCGCAAGCAGAAGGTAAATAGCAAAACTACGCTGAGGCTGCAGTTGGCGCCCGGTGGCGGGGCGGCTATCAGCTTCAAGCCAGTGGGGAGGTAA
- a CDS encoding HesB/IscA family protein yields the protein MATAVSTKLAPITLTSRALVEVRNILTEKNVPAEYGLRVGVQGGGCSGMSYLLGFDKAKDQDETFDLDGVKLIMDKKHAMYVMGMEVDFQDGLNARGFVFNNPQAKSTCGCGSSFSA from the coding sequence ATGGCAACGGCCGTCTCCACGAAACTTGCTCCCATCACCCTCACCTCGCGCGCCTTGGTGGAGGTCCGGAATATCTTAACTGAGAAAAACGTGCCCGCTGAATACGGCTTGCGCGTGGGTGTACAGGGCGGTGGCTGCTCTGGCATGAGCTACCTGCTCGGTTTCGACAAAGCCAAAGATCAGGACGAAACTTTCGACCTGGACGGCGTAAAGCTGATCATGGATAAGAAGCACGCCATGTACGTTATGGGCATGGAAGTTGACTTCCAGGATGGCCTGAACGCCCGCGGTTTTGTTTTCAACAACCCTCAGGCCAAGAGCACCTGCGGCTGCGGCTCTTCGTTCTCAGCTTAA
- a CDS encoding glycoside hydrolase family 3 N-terminal domain-containing protein, with translation MLKDFRIGLFLLLLAITGLIISSSAPRVEEVRPMSVAEQNWVDSVFSSLTPDQRLGQLFMVAAYSNKDRKHTQYIDFLVKNYNIGGVMFLQGGPRRQAILTNRYQASAKVPLLVAMDAEWGLDMRLDSSMHFAKGMTLGAMDDDQYVYQMGREIALKMKTLGVHVSFSPVIDVNSNPSNPVIGNRSFGENKEQVAKRGVAYIRGLQDHGIMAVVKHFPGHGDTDVDSHVALPVINSDMARLTNVDLYPFQKSFEAGVMGVMVGHLYMPLFDTVRTLSATISKNLVTGLLKEKMAYRGLVFTDALNMKSVSNLYKPGELDALALAAGNDVLLFSEDVPMAIQKIKDILAAGKLDQADVDARVRKILRAKYWAGLNRYQPVDVPNLMTNLNRPVSRMVQQQIYEHATTIVKNDDDLLPFLRLDTLRIASVTIGSDAPTYKEIMGKYQSGPVYAVPNRYAPDSSFARLLTRLTPYNVVVVSLHNMNNTPAHNYGIGDGALKFLKALQANPNLKTVVVAFGNAYALKNLADARTLVCGYEDNYASQLVMPQILFGALPAKGRLPVTVSETLKAGLGLPTPDYKRLRYGTPEAAGLDSRVLAQIDNVALESVAYAAAPGCQVLVAKDGMVVFDKSYGYCTYDKSQPVNSSTLYDLASVTKVAGTLQAIMYLKDQGKLSLDERVSSYLPELKSTNKREMTVREVLMHQAGLKPGIATWEKTVTKTGPKPTFYASTASPDFPREVTPDLFSLKTADDSVWVWVQRSSLLPKVKGKYPVEYSDLSFIMLKRLAEKLLQEPIDAFLQKNFYQPLGLGTMTYNPLDKFPKSCIAPTENDTYYRHTLLQGSVHDQTAAMLGGIGGHAGLFSNANDLAILMQMNLQNGRYGGKKFFQSPVVSEFATSKEAGSRRGLGWDRGDPSKPEGPTSNLSPASTFGHTGFTGTCVWMDPENKILYIFLSNRVYPDAGNNKLRQFNIRTRIHDVIYKSLQKT, from the coding sequence ATGCTCAAAGACTTTAGGATTGGACTCTTCTTGCTCCTCCTGGCCATCACGGGTCTGATCATCTCCTCCTCCGCTCCCCGGGTAGAAGAGGTGCGTCCCATGTCGGTGGCGGAGCAAAATTGGGTCGATAGTGTATTCAGCTCCCTGACGCCCGACCAGCGCCTGGGGCAGCTGTTTATGGTAGCCGCGTACTCTAACAAGGACCGCAAGCACACCCAGTACATCGACTTCCTGGTAAAGAACTATAACATTGGTGGGGTGATGTTTCTGCAGGGCGGGCCGCGCCGGCAGGCCATTCTTACCAACCGCTACCAGGCCAGCGCCAAGGTTCCCCTGCTGGTAGCCATGGACGCCGAGTGGGGCCTGGATATGCGCCTCGACAGCTCCATGCACTTCGCCAAAGGCATGACCCTGGGCGCCATGGACGACGACCAGTACGTGTATCAGATGGGCCGCGAAATTGCCCTGAAGATGAAAACCCTGGGCGTACACGTGAGCTTCTCGCCCGTTATCGACGTCAACTCCAACCCCAGCAACCCGGTTATTGGCAACCGCTCTTTTGGCGAAAACAAGGAGCAGGTAGCCAAGCGCGGAGTGGCCTACATCCGGGGGCTGCAGGACCACGGCATTATGGCCGTAGTAAAGCACTTCCCCGGCCACGGCGACACCGATGTTGACTCGCACGTGGCCCTGCCGGTCATCAACTCCGACATGGCCCGCCTGACCAACGTAGACCTGTACCCCTTTCAGAAGTCGTTTGAGGCGGGTGTGATGGGCGTGATGGTAGGCCACCTTTACATGCCCCTTTTCGACACCGTCCGGACGCTATCGGCTACCATCTCCAAGAATCTGGTGACAGGCCTGCTGAAAGAAAAAATGGCTTACCGCGGCCTGGTGTTTACGGATGCGCTGAACATGAAAAGCGTATCTAACCTCTACAAACCGGGCGAGCTGGATGCCCTGGCCTTGGCGGCCGGCAATGATGTGCTCCTGTTTTCGGAGGATGTACCCATGGCCATTCAGAAGATCAAGGACATTCTGGCCGCTGGCAAGCTAGACCAAGCCGACGTAGATGCGCGGGTGCGCAAAATCTTGCGCGCCAAGTATTGGGCGGGGCTTAACCGATACCAGCCTGTTGATGTGCCTAATCTGATGACCAACCTGAACCGGCCGGTTAGCCGCATGGTGCAGCAGCAGATTTATGAGCACGCCACTACTATAGTTAAAAACGACGACGACCTCCTCCCCTTCCTGCGCCTGGATACACTGCGTATTGCCTCGGTGACCATCGGGTCTGACGCGCCAACGTACAAGGAGATTATGGGCAAGTACCAGAGCGGCCCCGTGTACGCGGTACCCAACCGCTACGCCCCCGACTCGTCGTTTGCCCGCTTGCTCACGCGGCTTACCCCCTACAACGTGGTGGTGGTGAGCTTGCACAACATGAACAACACGCCCGCCCACAACTACGGTATTGGGGATGGGGCGCTGAAGTTCCTGAAAGCATTGCAGGCTAACCCGAATCTTAAAACGGTGGTGGTAGCCTTCGGCAACGCATACGCTCTGAAGAACCTGGCCGATGCCCGGACACTGGTGTGCGGCTACGAGGATAACTACGCCTCGCAGCTGGTGATGCCGCAAATACTATTTGGCGCCCTACCCGCTAAGGGCCGCTTGCCTGTTACGGTATCGGAAACGCTGAAGGCGGGCCTGGGCCTACCTACTCCCGACTACAAGCGCCTGCGCTATGGCACTCCTGAAGCCGCTGGCCTAGACTCGCGCGTGCTGGCTCAGATTGATAACGTAGCGCTGGAATCAGTGGCCTATGCGGCCGCGCCTGGCTGCCAGGTTCTGGTAGCCAAAGACGGCATGGTGGTCTTTGATAAGAGCTACGGCTACTGCACCTACGATAAGTCGCAGCCGGTAAACAGCAGCACCCTTTATGATCTGGCTTCCGTGACCAAGGTGGCGGGCACCCTGCAGGCTATTATGTACCTGAAAGACCAAGGCAAACTTAGCCTGGATGAGCGGGTATCCTCGTACTTGCCGGAGCTAAAAAGCACCAACAAGCGCGAAATGACGGTGCGAGAGGTGCTTATGCACCAGGCGGGCCTCAAGCCTGGCATTGCCACTTGGGAGAAAACGGTAACCAAGACCGGCCCAAAACCCACGTTCTACGCCAGCACCGCCTCCCCAGACTTCCCTCGTGAAGTAACCCCCGATCTGTTCAGCCTGAAAACCGCCGACGACTCCGTTTGGGTGTGGGTGCAGCGCTCTAGTCTGTTGCCTAAAGTAAAAGGCAAGTACCCTGTGGAGTACAGCGACCTGAGCTTTATCATGCTGAAGCGCTTAGCTGAGAAGCTGCTCCAGGAGCCCATTGACGCTTTTCTGCAAAAGAATTTCTACCAGCCGCTCGGGTTGGGCACCATGACGTACAACCCGCTGGATAAATTCCCGAAGTCGTGCATTGCACCTACTGAGAACGACACTTACTACCGCCACACGCTGCTTCAGGGCAGCGTGCACGATCAAACGGCTGCCATGCTCGGGGGCATTGGGGGCCACGCGGGCCTGTTTTCGAATGCCAATGATCTGGCCATTCTGATGCAGATGAACCTGCAGAATGGCCGCTACGGTGGCAAGAAGTTCTTTCAGAGCCCGGTGGTATCGGAGTTTGCGACTAGCAAGGAAGCCGGCAGCCGCCGCGGCCTGGGCTGGGACCGGGGCGACCCATCGAAGCCGGAAGGACCAACCAGCAACCTCTCGCCGGCCAGCACTTTTGGGCACACCGGCTTCACGGGAACCTGCGTGTGGATGGACCCCGAAAACAAAATCCTCTACATCTTTCTTTCTAACCGTGTGTACCCTGATGCAGGCAACAACAAGCTGCGTCAGTTCAACATCCGGACCCGTATTCACGACGTGATTTACAAGTCGTTGCAGAAAACATGA